A genome region from Oncorhynchus gorbuscha isolate QuinsamMale2020 ecotype Even-year linkage group LG26, OgorEven_v1.0, whole genome shotgun sequence includes the following:
- the LOC124015294 gene encoding rho GTPase-activating protein 23-like isoform X9, producing MGQNQLDNWSRWAGSASPLSPLDNRSTVGSPASWQEGLGGEPGGVCHSSPPYRTEEIQYGVTGQQPTGQTRGRSYSSSSSSGGPLSSPLHVHYVNHNAASTATTASSQPQKGSQAWASPPQPSPSRSQHCQQALSEWYYSQAAEQRQGRSGSMHQRHRSYSQDRLCETGPGCHRRGPGGWPHSASQDTLMLLQQSGPGPHGDPSWTYGDWEGARDQSHPSSYGSRARSENLLVQYDRYGRSLEMLESPRSERPAWLQQASQQAPRTEAYQRQGNHYGVAPAPSMGRQAQPHHKTTPQPHSQSHPLPQPQQPAPQSRRLPTGQSLDDQPVGYRSYSPSFNRKTGRIMQQPSFRDPSYLGPHLSWAPTPKTSPPEGVVPSVPSPLASATPEPLDRAYRPTNHERGAVEGQAEVLAQTQEVKLRQKPPRDEGAPTPCATPTLHPACRWHRTPCVPPDPHDTAPAPRPSGDGAPHRTNGNLAPLSVEDDAMASIPFIDEPTSPSADLRARHVPASSVVSSGMSSAPAIVTSPASPTFTFPLTRLFSHDCSSIKSSRRSSYLLAITTERSKSCDEGLNTFRGEEGRVFSRLPKRVKSFFTDGSLDSLGAAEEVRSKRHSTSELGSISYSDIWREGWLHYKQILTEKGKKVGSGMRPWRRVFSVLRSHSLFLYKDKREAVLRGATLGGDADEEQPISIRGCLVDIAYSETKRKHALRLTTQDFCEYLLQAEDREDMLDWIKVISENSKTDNEELGFSRQALISKKLNDYRKQSPTGNKPDSSPRVSRAKPSFLLAKMENAAGAPRSPKPEGKDESSPPKSPWGINIMKKSKKSAPKAFGVRLEDCQPAANNKFIPMIVEICCGLVEEMGLEYTGIYRVPGNNAVVSSLQDQLNKGSDINPAEEKWQDLNVISSLLKSFFRKLPEPLFTDDKYNDFIDANRMEDAGDRLKTMKKLIRDLPDHYYHTLKFLVGHLKTVADHCEKNKMEPRNLALVFGPTLVRTSEDNMTDMVTHMPDRYKIVETLIQHYLWFFSEDLDKDEKTPVDTKDLVPAPNIDHLLSNIGKTALLGEASDSTNSDSAKSKGSWGSKRDLTAKDFLTLSIMSAVTGRKRRNRHNGRLVGSSTDDDSEHEPIKASHLGVEEGEEAGLVVAGADTAPRAEGEEEEEDDEEEEEEEESVVERVRVQVEVKEGVVPSMPFGGEKEKAGQTVMLLPEEEAVTSEVKGRAWRGPEDARSIVSGYSTLSTLGRSLASEGRCDEADDERSELVSETDNESGFASRSLTQERPEKHPPASITPTLTPPMPTQPPIQPPTAGQRSFLYTHYKPHPVSATPQHTTPTPSTHTQDPGERSEGGARSTTPSSSSFSSSSTTHRLHTRPSFNSHKLIQCDTLARKKLKDRGKTKARSLDLLDLPGPSGEEEGAGAPGAQRDRSRTNPSTGSSQESLRPPRPKEALPPSEAASFTPSGTGQGQGRGSLADQVRARLLGSADDLRIVGLRKPLSPETRRKRRAWRRHTVVVSPTETGDKRPALATNMFPMSPATSKPQESPLDPQELDPRHPLPLGQNPAATRRAPASRFHQYL from the exons ATGGGCCAGAACCAGCTGGACAACTGGAGCCGCTGGGCAGGCTCCGCCAGCCCCTTGTCCCCCCTGGACAACCGCTCCACCGTGGGCAGCCCGGCCAGCTGGCAGGAGGGACTGGGCGGAGAGCCGGGGGGCGTGTGCCACAGTAGCCCCccctacaggacagaggagatcCAGTACGGTGTGACCGGGCAGCAGCCTACAGGACAGACCAGGGGCCGCTCCTACTCCTCATCTTCTTCTTCAGGAGGGCCCCTCAGCAGCCCTCTGCATGTCCATTATGTCAACCACAATGCTGCTAGCACTGCCACCACCGCCTCCTCTCAGCCCCAGAAAGGCAGCCAGGCCTGGGCCAGCCCTCCCCAGCCGAGCCCCAGCCGCAGCCAGCATTGCCAACAGGCCCTGTCTGAGTGGTACTACAGCCAAGCTGCTGAGCAGCGTCAGGGCCGCAGTGGCAGCATGCACCAACGCCACCGCAGCTACTCTCAGGACAGGCTGTGTGAGACAGGCCCTGGGTGCCACCGCCGGGGTCCGGGCGGCTGGCCCCACAGTGCCTCCCAGGATACCCTGATGCTACTGCAGCAGTCGGGCCCCGGCCCCCACGGGGACCCTTCTTGGACCTACGGAGACTGGGAGGGGGCCCGGGACCAGAGTCACCCCTCCTCCTACGGCAGCAGAGCCCGATCGGAGAACCTGCTGGTACAGTACGACCGCTATGGCCGTTCGCTGGAGATGTTGGAGTCGCCCCGTTCCGAGAGGCCCGCCTGGCTGCAGCAGGCCTCACAGCAAGCACCCAGGACTGAGGCCTACCAGAGGCAGGGGAACCATTACGGTGTCGCACCGGCCCCCTCTATGGGCCGACAAGCACAGCCGCACCACAAAACCACCCCCCAACCCCACTCACAGTCTCACCCACTGCCCCAGCCCCAACAACCAGCCCCCCAGAGCAGACGTCTGCCCACCGGACAGAGCCTGGATGACCAGCCAGTAGGTTACCGCAGCTACAGCCCCTCCTTCAACCGCAAGACAGGCCGCATCATGCAGCAACCCTCCTTCAGGGACCCCTCCTACCTTGGCCCCCACCTCAGCTGGGCCCCCACCCCCAAAACCAGCCCCCCAGAGGGTGTTGTCCCCTCAGTTCCATCACCCCTGGCCTCCGCCACCCCCGAGCCCCTTGACAGGGCCTACCGCCCCACTAACCATGAGAGAGGGGCAGTGGAAGGCCAGGCGGAGGTGCTAGCTCAGACCCAGGAAGTCAAACTGAGACAGAAACCCCCACGGGACGAAGGAGCACCCACGCCATGCGCCACCCCCACACTACACCCTGCCTGTAGATGGCACAGAACCCCCTGTGTTCCCCCTGACCCCCACGACACTGCCCCTGCCCCTCGCCCCTCAGGAGATGGTGCCCCGCACCGTACCAATGGCAACCTGGCCCCCCTGTCTGTAGAGGATGACGCAATGGCCTCCATTCCCTTTATAG atgagccGACGAGCCCCAGCGCTGACCTCCGTGCCCGCCACGTACCCGCCTCCTCCGTGGTGTCCAGCGGCATGAGCTCAGCGCCCGCCATCGTCACCAGCCCCGCCTCCCCCACCTTCACCTTCCCCCTAACCAGGCTCTTCTCACACGACTGCA GCAGTATTAAATCCAGTCGCCGTTCCTCCTATCTTCTAGCCATCACCACGGAACGCTCCAAGTCATGTGACGAGGGACTCAACACCTTCAGGGGAGAGGAGGGCCGCGTCTTCTC GAGGCTGCCAAAGAGAGTGAAGAGTTTCTTCACTGATGGG tctctGGACAGTCTGGGGGCAGCGGAGGAGGTGCGCTCCAAACGCCACTCCACCTCAGAGCTGGGCAGCATCAGCTACAGTgacatatggagagagggatggctgCACTACAAACAGATCCTCACGGAGAAGGgcaag AAGGTGGGCAGCGGCATGCGTCCGTGGAGGCGGGTCTTCTCGGTGTTGCGCTCCCACTCGCTCTTCCTCTACAAGGACAAGCGGGAGGCGGTCCTGCGGGGCGCCACTCTGGGAGGCGATGCCGACGAGGAGCAGCCAATCAGCATCCGGGGCTGCCTGGTGGACATAGCGTACAGCGAGACCAAGCGCAAGCACGCACTGCGTCTGACCACTCAGGACTTTTGTGAGTACCTGCTGCAGgccgaggacagagaggacatgcTGGACTGGATCAAGGTCATCAGTGAGAACAGCAAGACGGACAATGAG GAGCTGGGATTCTCAAGACAGGCTCTGATCAGTAAGAAGCTCAatgactacaggaaacagag tccaacAGGCAACAAGCCGGACTCCTCGCCCAGGGTGTCCCGTGCCAAGCCGTCCTTCCTGCTGGCCAAGATGGAGAACGCTGCCGGGGCGCCGCGCTCACCCAAACCTGAGGGCAAAG atGAGAGCAGCCCCCCTAAGTCACCATGGGGGATCAACATCATGAAGAAGTCCAAGAAGTCAGCGCCCAAGGCTTTTGGAGTGCGGCTCGAAGACTGCCAGCCAGCCGCCAACAACAAG tTCATACCTATGATCGTGGAGATCTGCTGTGGGCTGGTGGAGGAGATGGGTCTGGAGTACACCGGCATCTACAGGGTCCCAGGGAACAACGCAGTGGTGTCCAGCCTTCAGGACCAGCTCAACAAGGGGTCGGACATCAACCCTGCAGAGGAG AAATGGCAGGACCTGAACGTGATCAGCAGCTTGCTCAAGTCTTTCTTCAGGAAACTTCCGGAGCCCCTCTTCACTGACG ATAAGTACAATGACTTCATCGACGCTAACCGGATGGAGGATGCCGGGGACCGGCTAAAGACTATGAAAAAACTG atccGTGACTTACCGGACCATTACTACCACACTCTCAAGTTCCTGGTTGGCCATCTGAAGACGGTAGCCGACCACTGTGAGAAAAACAAG ATGGAACCTCGTAACTTGGCCCTGGTGTTCGGGCCCACGCTGGTGCGGACGTCTGAAGACAACATGACAGACATGGTGACTCACATGCCTGACCGCTACAAGATAGTCGAGACGCTCATCCAACAC TATCTCTGGTTTTTCAGTGAGGACCTGGACAAGGatgagaag ACTCCAGTAGACACGAAGGACCTGGTGCCTGCCCCCAATATCGACCACTTGCTCTCCAACATTGGCAAGACCGCTCTGCTAGGGGAGGCGTCAG ACTCAACCAACAGTGACTCAGCTAAATCTAAG GGGTCGTGGGGGTCAAAGCGAGACCTCACTGCCAAGGACTTTCTGACCCTGTCCATCATGTCCGCCGTCACCGGACGCAAGCGCAGGAATCGCCACAACGGCCGCCTCGTGGGCAGCAGCACAGACGACGACTCGGAGCACGAGCCAATCAAAGCCAGCCAcctgggggtggaggagggagaagaggcggGGTTGGTGGTGGCAGGAGCAGACACCGCCCcacgagcagagggagaggaggaggaggaagatgatgaggaggaggaagaagaagaagagtctgtagtagagagagtgagagtgcagGTGGAGGTAAAGGAGGGGGTAGTTCCCAGCATGCCGTTCGGtggtgagaaagagaaagcaggGCAGACGGTGATGCTCCTCCCTGAGGAAGAGGCGGTGACGTCGGAGGTGAAGGGCAGGGCGTGGCGGGGGCCAGAGGACGCTCGTTCTATCGTCTCCGGTTACTCCACCCTCTCCACACTGGGGCGGAGCCTGGCATCTGAGGGACGGTGCGATGAAGCTGACGACGAGCGCAGCGAGCTGGTGAGCGAGACGGACAATGAGAGCGGATTCGCCTCGCGCTCCCTTAcccaggagagacctgagaaACACCCCCCTGCATCCATTACACCCACACTCACACCCCCTATGCCCACACAGCCCCCCATACAACCCCCCACAGCAGGACAACGAAGCTTCctctacacacactacaaacCCCACCCTGTCTCCGCCACACCCCAgcacaccacccccaccccctccacacacactcagGATCCTGGGGAGAGGAGCGAGGGTGGGGCGCGAtccaccaccccctcctcctcctccttctcgtcGTCCTCCACCACCCACAGACTGCACACCCGGCCCTCCTTCAACTCCCACAAGCTGATCCAATGTGACACGCTGGCCAGGAAGAAGCTAAAGGACAGAGGGAAGACCAAGGCTCGTTCTCTGGACCTGCTGGACCTCCCTGGGCcttcaggagaggaggagggagctgGGGCACCAGGGGCCCAGAGGGACCGATCCAGGACCAACCCTTCCACAGGGAGCAGCCAGGAGAGCCTACGTCCACCCCGGCCCAAAGAAGCCCTGCCACCCAGCGAGGCTGCCTCTTTCACCCCCAGCGGGACAGGGCAGGGTCAAGGGCGAGGGTCTCTGGCTGACCAGGTGCGTGCGCGCCTGCTGGGCTCGGCTGATGACCTGCGTATCGTGGGGCTGAGGAAGCCACTCTCCCCGGAGACAAGGAGGAAGAGACGGGCCTGGAGAAGACACACTGTGGTGGTCTCACCTACCGAGACCGGCGACAAGAGGCCTGCGCTAGCCACCAACATGTTCCCCATGTCGCCGGCCACTTCCAAACCACAGGAGTCACCCCTCGACCCCCAGGAGCTTGACCCAAGACATCCTCTTCCCCTGGGCCAGAATCCCGCCGCCACACGCCGAGCACCAGCCTCCAGGTTCCATCAGTACCTGTAA
- the LOC124015294 gene encoding rho GTPase-activating protein 23-like isoform X4, whose protein sequence is MLASGRPVSGNLCAPMPAAMPPYPTLPAESEWCFQNPVGVDCSAAEPRCIWLAVLRGAPLPSPSPPTMRPVLVGNGHGCTSRALQRSHQPRAKGWRDGLSSAGDNPRPAMGARGEGVGVGWQGPRTLLLQKNSQGFGFTLRHFIVYPPESALHTSLKDEENGNGKGRSRLEPMDTIFVKNVRERGPAHQGGLCTGDRLVKVNGESVLGKTYSQVIALIQNSESVLELSIMPKDEDVLQLVSAYSQDAYLRGNEPYTGGARNLPVPPPLCYAPRTKSQPPAGAPAPMGQNQLDNWSRWAGSASPLSPLDNRSTVGSPASWQEGLGGEPGGVCHSSPPYRTEEIQYGVTGQQPTGQTRGRSYSSSSSSGGPLSSPLHVHYVNHNAASTATTASSQPQKGSQAWASPPQPSPSRSQHCQQALSEWYYSQAAEQRQGRSGSMHQRHRSYSQDRLCETGPGCHRRGPGGWPHSASQDTLMLLQQSGPGPHGDPSWTYGDWEGARDQSHPSSYGSRARSENLLVQYDRYGRSLEMLESPRSERPAWLQQASQQAPRTEAYQRQGNHYGVAPAPSMGRQAQPHHKTTPQPHSQSHPLPQPQQPAPQSRRLPTGQSLDDQPVGYRSYSPSFNRKTGRIMQQPSFRDPSYLGPHLSWAPTPKTSPPEGVVPSVPSPLASATPEPLDRAYRPTNHERGAVEGQAEVLAQTQEVKLRQKPPRDEGAPTPCATPTLHPACRWHRTPCVPPDPHDTAPAPRPSGDGAPHRTNGNLAPLSVEDDAMASIPFIGSIKSSRRSSYLLAITTERSKSCDEGLNTFRGEEGRVFSRLPKRVKSFFTDGSLDSLGAAEEVRSKRHSTSELGSISYSDIWREGWLHYKQILTEKGKKVGSGMRPWRRVFSVLRSHSLFLYKDKREAVLRGATLGGDADEEQPISIRGCLVDIAYSETKRKHALRLTTQDFCEYLLQAEDREDMLDWIKVISENSKTDNEELGFSRQALISKKLNDYRKQSPTGNKPDSSPRVSRAKPSFLLAKMENAAGAPRSPKPEGKDESSPPKSPWGINIMKKSKKSAPKAFGVRLEDCQPAANNKFIPMIVEICCGLVEEMGLEYTGIYRVPGNNAVVSSLQDQLNKGSDINPAEEKWQDLNVISSLLKSFFRKLPEPLFTDDKYNDFIDANRMEDAGDRLKTMKKLIRDLPDHYYHTLKFLVGHLKTVADHCEKNKMEPRNLALVFGPTLVRTSEDNMTDMVTHMPDRYKIVETLIQHYLWFFSEDLDKDEKTPVDTKDLVPAPNIDHLLSNIGKTALLGEASDSTNSDSAKSKGSWGSKRDLTAKDFLTLSIMSAVTGRKRRNRHNGRLVGSSTDDDSEHEPIKASHLGVEEGEEAGLVVAGADTAPRAEGEEEEEDDEEEEEEEESVVERVRVQVEVKEGVVPSMPFGGEKEKAGQTVMLLPEEEAVTSEVKGRAWRGPEDARSIVSGYSTLSTLGRSLASEGRCDEADDERSELVSETDNESGFASRSLTQERPEKHPPASITPTLTPPMPTQPPIQPPTAGQRSFLYTHYKPHPVSATPQHTTPTPSTHTQDPGERSEGGARSTTPSSSSFSSSSTTHRLHTRPSFNSHKLIQCDTLARKKLKDRGKTKARSLDLLDLPGPSGEEEGAGAPGAQRDRSRTNPSTGSSQESLRPPRPKEALPPSEAASFTPSGTGQGQGRGSLADQVRARLLGSADDLRIVGLRKPLSPETRRKRRAWRRHTVVVSPTETGDKRPALATNMFPMSPATSKPQESPLDPQELDPRHPLPLGQNPAATRRAPASRFHQYL, encoded by the exons gcaaaggggtggagagatgggctCTCCTCGGCAGGCGACAACCCTCGGCCTGCGATGGGGGCGCGAGGAGAGGGCGTCGGCGTTGGCTGGCAAGGCCCCCGGACGCTACTACTCCAGAAGAACTCACAGGGCTTCGGCTTCACGCTGCGCCACTTCATCGTCTACCCACCAGAGTCTGCCCTGCACACCAGCCTCAAG GACGAGGAGAACGGGAATGGGAAGG GGAGAAGTAGATTGGAGCCAATGGACACCATATTTGTCAAGAATGTGAGAGAGCGAGGTCCCGCTCACCAGGGTGGCTTGTGTACAG GGGATCGGCTGGTGAAGGTGAATGGAGAGAGTGTCCTGGGGAAAACTTACTCCCAGGTGATCGCCCTCATACAGAAcag TGAGAGTGTGTTGGAGCTCTCTATAATGCCAAAAGATGAAGACGTGCTGCAGCTGGTAAGT GCATACTCCCAGGATGCCTACCTGAGGGGCAACGAGCCTTACACAGGGGGAGCCCGGAACCTTCCGGTACCCCCGCCCCTCTGCTACGCTCCCCGCACCAAGTCCCAGCCTCCCGCCGGGGCCCCGGCCCCCATGGGCCAGAACCAGCTGGACAACTGGAGCCGCTGGGCAGGCTCCGCCAGCCCCTTGTCCCCCCTGGACAACCGCTCCACCGTGGGCAGCCCGGCCAGCTGGCAGGAGGGACTGGGCGGAGAGCCGGGGGGCGTGTGCCACAGTAGCCCCccctacaggacagaggagatcCAGTACGGTGTGACCGGGCAGCAGCCTACAGGACAGACCAGGGGCCGCTCCTACTCCTCATCTTCTTCTTCAGGAGGGCCCCTCAGCAGCCCTCTGCATGTCCATTATGTCAACCACAATGCTGCTAGCACTGCCACCACCGCCTCCTCTCAGCCCCAGAAAGGCAGCCAGGCCTGGGCCAGCCCTCCCCAGCCGAGCCCCAGCCGCAGCCAGCATTGCCAACAGGCCCTGTCTGAGTGGTACTACAGCCAAGCTGCTGAGCAGCGTCAGGGCCGCAGTGGCAGCATGCACCAACGCCACCGCAGCTACTCTCAGGACAGGCTGTGTGAGACAGGCCCTGGGTGCCACCGCCGGGGTCCGGGCGGCTGGCCCCACAGTGCCTCCCAGGATACCCTGATGCTACTGCAGCAGTCGGGCCCCGGCCCCCACGGGGACCCTTCTTGGACCTACGGAGACTGGGAGGGGGCCCGGGACCAGAGTCACCCCTCCTCCTACGGCAGCAGAGCCCGATCGGAGAACCTGCTGGTACAGTACGACCGCTATGGCCGTTCGCTGGAGATGTTGGAGTCGCCCCGTTCCGAGAGGCCCGCCTGGCTGCAGCAGGCCTCACAGCAAGCACCCAGGACTGAGGCCTACCAGAGGCAGGGGAACCATTACGGTGTCGCACCGGCCCCCTCTATGGGCCGACAAGCACAGCCGCACCACAAAACCACCCCCCAACCCCACTCACAGTCTCACCCACTGCCCCAGCCCCAACAACCAGCCCCCCAGAGCAGACGTCTGCCCACCGGACAGAGCCTGGATGACCAGCCAGTAGGTTACCGCAGCTACAGCCCCTCCTTCAACCGCAAGACAGGCCGCATCATGCAGCAACCCTCCTTCAGGGACCCCTCCTACCTTGGCCCCCACCTCAGCTGGGCCCCCACCCCCAAAACCAGCCCCCCAGAGGGTGTTGTCCCCTCAGTTCCATCACCCCTGGCCTCCGCCACCCCCGAGCCCCTTGACAGGGCCTACCGCCCCACTAACCATGAGAGAGGGGCAGTGGAAGGCCAGGCGGAGGTGCTAGCTCAGACCCAGGAAGTCAAACTGAGACAGAAACCCCCACGGGACGAAGGAGCACCCACGCCATGCGCCACCCCCACACTACACCCTGCCTGTAGATGGCACAGAACCCCCTGTGTTCCCCCTGACCCCCACGACACTGCCCCTGCCCCTCGCCCCTCAGGAGATGGTGCCCCGCACCGTACCAATGGCAACCTGGCCCCCCTGTCTGTAGAGGATGACGCAATGGCCTCCATTCCCTTTATAG GCAGTATTAAATCCAGTCGCCGTTCCTCCTATCTTCTAGCCATCACCACGGAACGCTCCAAGTCATGTGACGAGGGACTCAACACCTTCAGGGGAGAGGAGGGCCGCGTCTTCTC GAGGCTGCCAAAGAGAGTGAAGAGTTTCTTCACTGATGGG tctctGGACAGTCTGGGGGCAGCGGAGGAGGTGCGCTCCAAACGCCACTCCACCTCAGAGCTGGGCAGCATCAGCTACAGTgacatatggagagagggatggctgCACTACAAACAGATCCTCACGGAGAAGGgcaag AAGGTGGGCAGCGGCATGCGTCCGTGGAGGCGGGTCTTCTCGGTGTTGCGCTCCCACTCGCTCTTCCTCTACAAGGACAAGCGGGAGGCGGTCCTGCGGGGCGCCACTCTGGGAGGCGATGCCGACGAGGAGCAGCCAATCAGCATCCGGGGCTGCCTGGTGGACATAGCGTACAGCGAGACCAAGCGCAAGCACGCACTGCGTCTGACCACTCAGGACTTTTGTGAGTACCTGCTGCAGgccgaggacagagaggacatgcTGGACTGGATCAAGGTCATCAGTGAGAACAGCAAGACGGACAATGAG GAGCTGGGATTCTCAAGACAGGCTCTGATCAGTAAGAAGCTCAatgactacaggaaacagag tccaacAGGCAACAAGCCGGACTCCTCGCCCAGGGTGTCCCGTGCCAAGCCGTCCTTCCTGCTGGCCAAGATGGAGAACGCTGCCGGGGCGCCGCGCTCACCCAAACCTGAGGGCAAAG atGAGAGCAGCCCCCCTAAGTCACCATGGGGGATCAACATCATGAAGAAGTCCAAGAAGTCAGCGCCCAAGGCTTTTGGAGTGCGGCTCGAAGACTGCCAGCCAGCCGCCAACAACAAG tTCATACCTATGATCGTGGAGATCTGCTGTGGGCTGGTGGAGGAGATGGGTCTGGAGTACACCGGCATCTACAGGGTCCCAGGGAACAACGCAGTGGTGTCCAGCCTTCAGGACCAGCTCAACAAGGGGTCGGACATCAACCCTGCAGAGGAG AAATGGCAGGACCTGAACGTGATCAGCAGCTTGCTCAAGTCTTTCTTCAGGAAACTTCCGGAGCCCCTCTTCACTGACG ATAAGTACAATGACTTCATCGACGCTAACCGGATGGAGGATGCCGGGGACCGGCTAAAGACTATGAAAAAACTG atccGTGACTTACCGGACCATTACTACCACACTCTCAAGTTCCTGGTTGGCCATCTGAAGACGGTAGCCGACCACTGTGAGAAAAACAAG ATGGAACCTCGTAACTTGGCCCTGGTGTTCGGGCCCACGCTGGTGCGGACGTCTGAAGACAACATGACAGACATGGTGACTCACATGCCTGACCGCTACAAGATAGTCGAGACGCTCATCCAACAC TATCTCTGGTTTTTCAGTGAGGACCTGGACAAGGatgagaag ACTCCAGTAGACACGAAGGACCTGGTGCCTGCCCCCAATATCGACCACTTGCTCTCCAACATTGGCAAGACCGCTCTGCTAGGGGAGGCGTCAG ACTCAACCAACAGTGACTCAGCTAAATCTAAG GGGTCGTGGGGGTCAAAGCGAGACCTCACTGCCAAGGACTTTCTGACCCTGTCCATCATGTCCGCCGTCACCGGACGCAAGCGCAGGAATCGCCACAACGGCCGCCTCGTGGGCAGCAGCACAGACGACGACTCGGAGCACGAGCCAATCAAAGCCAGCCAcctgggggtggaggagggagaagaggcggGGTTGGTGGTGGCAGGAGCAGACACCGCCCcacgagcagagggagaggaggaggaggaagatgatgaggaggaggaagaagaagaagagtctgtagtagagagagtgagagtgcagGTGGAGGTAAAGGAGGGGGTAGTTCCCAGCATGCCGTTCGGtggtgagaaagagaaagcaggGCAGACGGTGATGCTCCTCCCTGAGGAAGAGGCGGTGACGTCGGAGGTGAAGGGCAGGGCGTGGCGGGGGCCAGAGGACGCTCGTTCTATCGTCTCCGGTTACTCCACCCTCTCCACACTGGGGCGGAGCCTGGCATCTGAGGGACGGTGCGATGAAGCTGACGACGAGCGCAGCGAGCTGGTGAGCGAGACGGACAATGAGAGCGGATTCGCCTCGCGCTCCCTTAcccaggagagacctgagaaACACCCCCCTGCATCCATTACACCCACACTCACACCCCCTATGCCCACACAGCCCCCCATACAACCCCCCACAGCAGGACAACGAAGCTTCctctacacacactacaaacCCCACCCTGTCTCCGCCACACCCCAgcacaccacccccaccccctccacacacactcagGATCCTGGGGAGAGGAGCGAGGGTGGGGCGCGAtccaccaccccctcctcctcctccttctcgtcGTCCTCCACCACCCACAGACTGCACACCCGGCCCTCCTTCAACTCCCACAAGCTGATCCAATGTGACACGCTGGCCAGGAAGAAGCTAAAGGACAGAGGGAAGACCAAGGCTCGTTCTCTGGACCTGCTGGACCTCCCTGGGCcttcaggagaggaggagggagctgGGGCACCAGGGGCCCAGAGGGACCGATCCAGGACCAACCCTTCCACAGGGAGCAGCCAGGAGAGCCTACGTCCACCCCGGCCCAAAGAAGCCCTGCCACCCAGCGAGGCTGCCTCTTTCACCCCCAGCGGGACAGGGCAGGGTCAAGGGCGAGGGTCTCTGGCTGACCAGGTGCGTGCGCGCCTGCTGGGCTCGGCTGATGACCTGCGTATCGTGGGGCTGAGGAAGCCACTCTCCCCGGAGACAAGGAGGAAGAGACGGGCCTGGAGAAGACACACTGTGGTGGTCTCACCTACCGAGACCGGCGACAAGAGGCCTGCGCTAGCCACCAACATGTTCCCCATGTCGCCGGCCACTTCCAAACCACAGGAGTCACCCCTCGACCCCCAGGAGCTTGACCCAAGACATCCTCTTCCCCTGGGCCAGAATCCCGCCGCCACACGCCGAGCACCAGCCTCCAGGTTCCATCAGTACCTGTAA